The following are encoded in a window of Drosophila simulans strain w501 chromosome 3L, Prin_Dsim_3.1, whole genome shotgun sequence genomic DNA:
- the LOC27207570 gene encoding uncharacterized protein LOC27207570, which yields MMTKVVLICLLATLSIGFVQGHLYKPLLCEETNANITRSSLLAQCVNQDECFINRPVGLCPKFEVCCVKKQDFNIDEVEYMEY from the exons ATGATGACAAAGGTCGTGTTGATTTGCTTACTAGCGACACTTAGCATCGGATTTGTACAGGGTCACTTATACAAGCCACTTC TTTGTGAGGAAACGAATGCTAATATAACCAGATCTTCGCTTCTTGCACAATGTGTGAATCAGGACGAATGTTTCATAAACAGACCAGTAGGTCTATGCCCCAAATTTGAAGTTTGCTGCGTAAAAAAACAAGATTTTAACATTGACGAGGTTGAATATATGGAATATTAA
- the LOC27208121 gene encoding LOW QUALITY PROTEIN: uncharacterized protein LOC27208121 (The sequence of the model RefSeq protein was modified relative to this genomic sequence to represent the inferred CDS: substituted 1 base at 1 genomic stop codon), producing MDASCLFGWVGIHNKPGPDQHRKYEEVTKATAKEHLEQQQKPKTICTQRRQQMLLRCCLVLLTAAIXWRCGCRSRCRCFCPNTQHPRQDSKPKYSSPC from the coding sequence ATGGATGCCAGCTGCTTGTTTGGATGGGTGGGAATTCACAATAAACCAGGTCCAGACCAGCACCGGAAGTACGAGGAAGTGACGAAGGCAACGGCGAAGGAGcatctggagcagcagcaaaaacccaaaactaTTTGCACTCAACGGCGGCAACAAATGTTGCTGCGGTGTTGCCTTGTGCTACTTACGGCTGCCATTTGATGGCGATGTGGATGTCGAAGCCGATGTCGGTGTTTTTGCCCCAACACTCAGCATCCTCGCCAGGATTCCAAGCCAAAGTATTCCTCGCCGTGCTGA